The Flavobacterium sp. 1 genome contains the following window.
TTTCATTAAAATTAGTCACCCCATCGTTATCAATCTCTACAATATCCCTAAGTCGTTGTTCTTTTACTTCAGCAGTATCAGCAATACATTGAGTGTCACATAAAATTAAGCCTTCAAAGCGTTCTGGAAATCTTTTAACAGCATTTAACGCTATAAAACCTCCCATAGATAATCCACAAATTATAGTTTTATCAATAGCTAATTTATCCATAAACAGAATCAAATCATCAGCAAACAAACTCATACTCAAAGGTGTTGTTTCATCGGTTGATTTTCCAAAACCCCTTATGTCACAAGCGATCAAGCGATAACTGTTTTTTAAGAATTCGCATTGTTCCTTCCACATTGATTTATCAAAAGGAAATCCATGCAAAAAAATAATAGGATAACGTCCTTCCCCAAGATCGTCATACGATAAATTAAAATCATTTACTTCCATTGTTAAATCATAACCCTTAGTTTTATTTTCTGTTTCCATAATAATATATTTTTTGTTTATAGCTATCCATTTGAGCGAACACAAAGATATTTTTTGAATTACCGAAAACGTTATAGAATTTGTGTTGAGAATTATAGAATTTACTGATTTGGATGTCGATATCATATTTCAAATTACAGCATAGGCTAGCCATTTAA
Protein-coding sequences here:
- a CDS encoding alpha/beta fold hydrolase is translated as METENKTKGYDLTMEVNDFNLSYDDLGEGRYPIIFLHGFPFDKSMWKEQCEFLKNSYRLIACDIRGFGKSTDETTPLSMSLFADDLILFMDKLAIDKTIICGLSMGGFIALNAVKRFPERFEGLILCDTQCIADTAEVKEQRLRDIVEIDNDGVTNFNERFIKKVFHEDSFVNKKELVENLQDIVFANSKHVISQGLLALAVRTETCSTLSKIKIPTLIICGREDAVTPLTQSEYMKSHIEGSILKVIDNAGHVSNLEQPKEFNEYLNEFLMNQGEFHTENWLENQRSFR